Genomic window (Dasypus novemcinctus isolate mDasNov1 chromosome 10, mDasNov1.1.hap2, whole genome shotgun sequence):
TGTGCTATCCAAATGTATTTTTTTGGGGCCTTTGCAGATGTGGAATGTCTCATGTTGGCTgccatggcctatgaccgttATGTAGCCATTTGTAATCCACTTCTTTATACAGTCACCATGTCCAGGAGAGTCTGTACCCAGCTAGTGGCGGGTGCCTACATTATAGGCTTGGTGGATTCAGCAATCCACACTTGCTGCACATTCCGATTGTCTTTCTGTAATTCCAATGTCATcaatcactttttctgtgacatCCCACCTTTACTAGCCCTTTCCTGTACAGATACAACAGTCAATGAGATAGTAATGTTCACTTTCATTGGCTGCATTGTGGGATGCAGCATTGTCACTGTCCTCTTCTCCTACAGCTATATCTTGACTACAATCTTTAAAATGAATTCAGCCAAAGGGAAACAGAAAGCATTCTCCACATGTGCCTCCCACTTAACTGCTGTGGCTATATTCCATGGTACACTCCTGTTCATGTACTTCCGGCCAAGC
Coding sequences:
- the LOC101436113 gene encoding olfactory receptor 5AR1-like; this encodes MADENYTLFTDFIFLGFCVRKDVQQVIFVLFFLVYGTTVIANLGMILLIKMDPKLHTPMYFFLSNLSFCDVCYSSTVSPKMLADLLSEEKKIPYNACAIQMYFFGAFADVECLMLAAMAYDRYVAICNPLLYTVTMSRRVCTQLVAGAYIIGLVDSAIHTCCTFRLSFCNSNVINHFFCDIPPLLALSCTDTTVNEIVMFTFIGCIVGCSIVTVLFSYSYILTTIFKMNSAKGKQKAFSTCASHLTAVAIFHGTLLFMYFRPSSSYSMDTDKMASVFYTVVIPMLNPLIYSLRNNDVKGALKKTIGTKLCSV